In the Oscillospiraceae bacterium genome, CCCTAAGCCGTGCCCGGACCGGCGAAAAGCAGTATTATTTCAACGGCGAGCGCGAGGGCAAGTCCGCCTTTGAGGCCAGCATCACTTTTGCCTGATTTTTTATGTAAAACTTAGAATCTCTACATAAACCCCTGTTACACTGTTTGCAGTAAAACGTGAAAGGGGTTTTCTTAGTATGCTTACCGCAAAACGCGCCGGGCTGTCCGGCACCGCTCTCAAAATCATCGCCCTGGTGCTGATGGTGCTTGACCACATCCATTATTTTTTCGAGTTCACCGGCCTTGTACCGGAATGGTTCAGCATGTTGGCACGACTATCCGCACCGCTGTTTTTGTTCTGCACGGTGGAGGGCTTTGCCCACACCCATGACCGTAAGCGGTACTTTCTGCGCATCTGGGCCATTGCCACGTCCATGGGCACGGTGGAGTTTTTCATGATCTACGCCCACGCCCTGCGCCGGGGCGACGGCTTTTACCCGGCCAATGCAATTTTTCAGCAGTTTATGCTGCTCTGCATCATCTGGCAGGGCATCGACTGGCTGCGCCAGCGCCGGTTTGTACGGGGCGTACTGGCTGCTGCCGCGCCGATCCTCTGGCCGTTTTGCATCGTAGCGCTACTGACGCTTTTTCCCAAAATTCAGGACGCACCGATTGGCTCTGCCGTGTTGGCGTGGGTCATCACCGCGCCGCTGCCTTTGTGGACATCCATCACCGACGGCGGCTGGTCCTACCTGCTGGGCGGTATTGTACTGTATGCGCTGTACAACCACAAGCGTCTGCGGCTGGCGGTGTGGGCAGTGTTCACATTTTTGACGGAGTTTGTGCTGGTCTGGCTGCAGGCACGCAGCTTCCCGGATTTTACTTTCTCGCAGATGCTCACGACCTATTATGAGTGGTTTGCCGTCTTTGCCGTCGTGCCCATGGCGCTGTACAACGGCCAGCGCGGCAGCGGGCATAAGCTGCTGTTTTACTGGTTTTATCCCGCGCACATCTACCTTTTGTACGCAGCATCCTGTCTTGTCTACACACTCACGCAGTAAGGGGTTCTTATGGCCAACATTCTGGCGGTCGATGATGACCGCGACCTGTGTACCTTATTGAAAACAGCACTTGAGCGGGACGGCCATACGGTTGAGACCCGCTGCACGGGTGCCGATGTCACCAGCTCGCTCTGCCGCTGGGCAGACTGCATTCTGCTGGACATCATGATGCCCGGCGAGGATGGCTTTGCCGTCTGCCGCCGCATCCGCGCCCAGACAGAAGCACCCATTTTGTTCCTGACCGCCCGCACCGACGAGCCATCCGTCCTGACCGGGCTCGGCATCGGGGCCGATGACTACCTCGTCAAACCGTTCCGCCTTGCTGAGCTGCGCGCCCGTGTCAATGCCCACCTGCGGCGGCAAAACCGTGCCCCGCAGCATCGGCTGGTGCGCGGCGGCGTCTGCTTTGATCTGGCCGCAAAATCTGCCGCCGTGGGCGGCACGCAGCTGCCGTTCACCAAGTCCGAGTATGCCATCTGCGAGTTTCTTGCCCTGCACGCCGGGCAGACATTTGGCAAAGAGCAGATCTACGAGGCTGTGTTCGGCTACGATGGCACGGCCGATGACACCGCCATTACCCAGCACATCAAAAACATCCGCGCCAAGCTGCGCACCGCCGGGCTGGCCAGCCCGGAAACCGTGCTGAAAACCGTATGGGGAGTTGGATATTTATGGAACGCCGCCGACGCCTGACTTCTTTGCGCAGCGTGCTGCTGCGCTACCTCTGCCTGTGCGGCGGGGGATGCGCACTGATTCTGGTCCTTTGGTGGGGCATTTTTATGCAGCTGATCGATAACGGCTTTCTGCTGTCTGCCACAGCCTCGGCACAAGCCTGTGCCGAGGCGCGTGAAACGGTCGCTTCCATGACGGCAGATACCTTTGACCCATCCGCAATCAGTTCTCTTTGCCGCTATGCCGTCGTCTGTGATGCCAACACAGATGCAGAGCGCGTAACCACCACCAATATGAGCGCCCACCAGCTGAAAACCGCGCTCAACGACCTGCACGGCGGCAGCGGCAACCTGGGGATGATGCAGTATCAGTACATCGTCACCACGGCTGACGGCGCCACCTGCCTTTTGCAGTACGACTACGCCGTGCCCTATGCCGACCCGGCCCTGCGGGAACGCCTGCCGGATTTTCAAACCTGTTACATTATCTTTCTGGTCGTTTTGGTGTTGGCATGGCTGGCCGTAACCACCCACCGTACCGTGCGTACCTTTACGGCAGAGACCTCCCGCATCGACGAGGCGACGCGCCAAATCGCCGCCCAGCACCCCGAAGCTGTTGACGTAGACCACGCGCGCATCCGGGAATTTTCGGCCACGCTGCAAGCCCTGCAGACTATGGGCCAGCAGCTTACCGACAGCCTGCAGCGCCAGTGGCAGCTGGAGCAGCAGCGCACCGAACAGGTTGCCGCACTGGCGCATGATTTAAAAACGCCGCTCACCATCATCCAGGGCAACGCTGAACTACTGGCCGAAAGCGCCGACACCACCGCTCCCGAACTGGACGCCATCCTGCGGGCAGGGGACCGCGCCCAGCAGTACCTTGCCGCCCTGCGCAGTGTGGGCACGGTGCCCGCCGCCCGCCAGCGTACCGACAGCCATGCCTTTGTTGCCGCGCTGGCGGATACGGCCAACGCCCTCTGCCGCCCGGCGAAGCTCCACTTTGTTTTGCAGGAGCAATGGCAGGGCCAGTTTCTCTGCGCCGCCCCGGAACTCAGCCGTGCACTTGAAAACATGCTGGACAACGCCGTGCGCTATACTCCCGCCGGTGGCACCGTCACGCTGGATGTCAGCAAGACAGAGGACACGCTGGTTTTCACTGTCACCGATACCGGCCCCGGCTTCACGCCCGAAGCCCTGCACAAGGCCGGGCAGTTCCTCTACACCGACGCCGCCCGCCCTGGCAACGGCCACCAGGGGCTGGGGCTGTATCTCGCCCGCAGCGTCGCCCAGGCCCATGTTGGCAAGCTGGTGCTTGCCAACACCGGCACCGGGGCGCAGGTGCAGCTTTGCCTGCCCATGCAATAAAAGATAAAGGCCCGCCGAAGCGAGCCTTTGCCTGTAAAATTTCAGTTTTTCCATTCCCGTGCCTGCGTGATGGCCAATCCGTCCGGTTCCACGCGGCACAGCAGAAACAGCACCTTGACCCCAGCCGTCCGGGCTTGTGCCAGTGCTTCGGCAAATTGCGGGTGGGTCGCGGTGTTGGGACGTACTTCGGCCACGCCTTCCATCTGGATGACAAATGCTACCGCACAGTGGTAACCCTGCTGCGCCGCCTTTGCCAACTCGTGCAGGTGCTTGACGCCGCGTAGGGTAGGGGCATCCGGGAAATAGCCGATGCCGTCCACTTCCAGCGTACAGCCTTTCACTTCCAGCAGGTACTTTTCTTCGCCTTTTTCCATGTAGAAGTCAATGCGGGAGCCGCCGTAGGTATACTCCGGCCGCACCAGGTCATACCCTTCCGTTTGCAGCCACTCCTGCACCACCTTGTTGGGGGCCTGGCTGTCGATGTTGACCCACCCCAGGCTTGGCTTGTACACTGCCACCAGATCATATTTGGTTTTGCGGTTCGGGTTATCGCAAACTTCCAGCCGCACATCCGCACCGGGCAGCAGCAATTCTTTGCAGCGCCCGGTGTTTTTTACGTGGACGGTCTGCATCGCACCGTCTACTTGCACCTGCGCAATGAAGCGGTTGGGCCTGCTCACAAACTGACCGCTGATGATCGTGTTATATTTCAAAGTAAAACCTCGTTTATGATAAGCATTATGTCTCACATCCAATATTTATTATAGAGGATACGCCCAAATCCTGCAAGGCGGCAGGGGACTTTCGCAGACACATTGTAATTGCCCCTGCCGTGTGGTAGAATCAGGTAAAATAAAAGATCATTGCAAACGAGGTGTATTCGATGAATGAGCCAAACCGTCCCCTTTGGCAGATTATTCTTGCTGCCGCAGTTCTTTTCGGCTTCTTCGTGCTGTTAACGGTCATACGTACCTCTAAAACCGATACCACCCCAGAACCAACCCCCACCCCGGCAGAATCTCCCATCGCTGAGGAACCCGCCCATACCCCCGCACCAACGCCCACCGAGTCGACCGCCGAAACCACCACACCGGAAGAACCTGCCGAAACCACCGCACCAGAAGAGAACGGCGAGCTATTCTCCAAAGACTACATCGGCTCGGGATATAAGACCATTTATAACACCTATCTCAAAGCTACTTCCAACACCCTCGAGTACGGACTGACCGCAAAGGGGGACGGCTATTACATCGTAAACGACACCGAGGACGCCGTGGAAATTTTGCAGTATGACCGCGAGTCCGCCAACGGCAGCTGCGGTCTGTATGTATACGAGCGCTGCGAAAAGGACGCCTACGGCGGCTGGTCTCGGCAGGAGGCCCAGATTTTGAACATCTACGCCTATCGCTACTGGGAAGACATCGCCGTCGCCAGCGGAAAAACAGGCTGGAGTGATGCCCCCAGCCGCGAGTACAGCGAATTGACGGGGGAGTGACCTCTGCGGGCCGCACCATACCATTTCCACCCACGGATCTGCACGGCACAGCCCCAAATGTGAACATTTTGAAAAATGACAAAAAAATTACAAAAAAATGCTTGTAGCCCTATTGACATCTGGTGACAAAAAGGTTACAATTTAGTTGCAAGTTAGATAACACCCCAAGTTAAATAACTTTACCACATTTTTCATGTGTTCTTCTCCTCCTTTCTTAAACCCCGCCCCTCCCTCAAGGGCGGGGTTTCCTTTTGTTGTGTAGTCTTTTTTTCAAAAAACACTTGCGTCGGCGAGACAACTATGCTATACTTAAACTTGCATGAGATTTCAAAGGAGTGCTAACTATGAACTGGTATGAGATTGCTCTCGGCGTTGTTCTGATCGCCGTTTCGCTTCTGATCATCGTTTTTACCCTTGCACAGGAGCAGAAGGGCCAGGGCCTGTCTGCCGCCATCATGGGTGATAACACCGCTATGGCTGCCGGCCGTGAGCGTAGCGTCGATGCAAAGCTGGCTAAGCTGACCAAGATCTGCGGCATCATTTTCTTTGTCGTCACGCTGGTCGCTTGCGTTCTCAGCGCACGTCTGTAAGGTAGTTTACAATGCAATAAAAACCGGTCCGCTCCTGCGCACATTGGTGGTGTAAGGCGGGCCGTTTTTTATGGGAAAGTTTCGGGGCATTTGTGCCCAAACAGGAAGGGCCCTGCCGGACGACAGGGCGACGTAAATCAAAGGAGTAACTATGACACCCTTACAAAAAAATATCCTTGCCGCCGTCAAGCGCCGCCCCATGACGCTGCGCGAGCTGCAGAACAACCTGCAGGTGGATAATTCCCGTCTGCGCACCTCTGTCTCCGCCATGGTCGCCACCGGTGAACTGGCCATGAAAAACGGCACCTACGTGCCCGGTTTTGCCACCTACGAGAACCCCACCGCTCCCGGCGGCAGCATTCCTTGCACGCTGGTCAAGCTGGCCGCCCGCTTCGGCTTTGCCAGCCGTGATGACGGCGAGGGCGACATTTTCATCCCCGGCCGCGCCCTGCACGGTGCCATGCCCAACGATAAGATTCTCGTCAAGCTGTTCGACCATCCCCGCGTGGAAGGTTCCTCTGAGGGCGAAGTGCTGGAAGTCACCGTGCCTAACAACCGCTTTGCCGGCACAGTCTGCCTGTCCGAGGATGGCCGTCTGGCCGTCGAGCCCGACGGCTGCCGCGATGTCAAGTTCCTGCTGGCCAAGCAGGGCAGCGAAGGCGTGCACCTGGGTGATAAGGTCGGCTTCCTGATTACCCACCGCGGCGAGCGTCATAACGCCCACCGCGCTGCTGTCGTCGAGAAGTTCGGTTCCTCCGACTACGCCTCCGAGTGCGCCAAGGCCATCCTGTACGGCCGCAACGTCCGCCTGGAATTCCCGCCGGAGGTCCTGGAGGAAGCCCGTACCTACGACAACGCCACCATCGACCAGGCCGAAGCCGCCCACCGCATGGACCTGCGCGCCATCCCCATCTTCACCATCGACTCTGCCGAGACGAAGGACATCGACGATGCCATTAGCCTGCAAAAGCTGGAAAGCGGCGGCTACGAGCTGGGCGTCCACATTGCAGACGTCAGCCATTACGTCCGCCCCGGCTCTGCGCTGGACAACGAGGCCTACGAGCGTGCCACCAGCATTTACTACGCCGACAAGGTCATCCCCATGCTGCCCACCCAGCTGTCCAACGGCATCTGCTCGCTGAATCCGCAGGAGGACCGCTTTGCCTTCTCCTGCCTGATGCGCCTGGACGAGCAGGGCAACATCCTGGGCTACAACTTCGTCAAGTCCGTCATCCGCAGCCGCGTCAAGGGCGTGTACAAAGAGATCAACGCCCTGCTGGAATCCATGGCCGCTGAAACTACCGAACCTGTTGAAGCCGACGAGGCCGCCGGACCGATCGATCCGGAGAAGCTGAACGCTCTGAAAGAGAAGTACGCCGAGGTACTGGAGCAGCTGCCCATCATGGACGAGCTGTACCGCAAGCGCCTGGTGCTGCGCAAGCAGCGCGGCGGCATGGAGATTGAGTCCGACGAAGCCAAGCTCATCATCGATGAAAACGGCCGCTGCGTGGACATCGTCAAGCGCGGTCGCGGAACTTCCGAGTGCATGATCGAGGAGTTCATGCTGCTGGCTAACCAGTGCGCCGCCAACGCAGGCCGCACCAACAAGGTGCCCTTTGTCTACCGTGTGCACGAAGCCCCCGATGCCGAGAAGATGGAAAAGCTGTCTGCCACGCTGCTGGCCTGCGGCCTGAACGCCAAGTTCAAGAATCCCATCCCCACGCAGCTGGAACTGGCTGCCCTGCTGGACGAGACCCGCGGTCAGCCCATCCAAACCCCCGTACACACCGGCATCCTGCGCAGCATGCAGAAGGCCCGTTACGCCCCGCAGCCCTTGGGCCACTACGGCCTGGTGCTGGCGGACTACGCCCACTTTACCAGCCCCATCCGCCGTTATCCTGATCTGGCCATCCATCGCATCCTCAGCGAGATGCTGCTGGGCGCCAACAACGCCCAGATGACCAAGGACTTCACCGACTTTGCCGCCCGCGCCAGCGAGCAATCCAGCAAGCAGGAAGTCACCGCCGTCCGCATCGAGCGCGACGTCGAGGACCTGTACAAGGCCGAATATATGCACAACCACCTGGGCGAGGTCTATATGGGTACCGTGGCCGGCATCACGCCGCGCGGCGTCTTTGTGGAGCTGGAGAACACCGTTGAGGGCTTTGTCCCCGCCGCCGAGCTTTGCAAGGGTGAGCCGCAGGTCGTGGACGGCGTCAGCATGGTCGACCCGCTGACCGGCCGCACCTGGATGCTGGGCACCTCGATGAAGGTCCGCGTGGCCGCCGCAGATGTTGCCCTGGGCCGTATCGACTTTGAGTATATGGTCGAGTGATTTTCCTTATTATAAAAGCTCAATAATCTCAAAGAGCCTGAACAGCTTGTGTAAAGCAATCGTTCAGGCTCTTTTTTATTGCACTTTTTCTATTTTGTTCCGTTTCTCAGCGCAGCATGGCCGTGATGCTGCGGTTTACTGCCTGCGTTTTGTCGGCATCTTCAAACTGCAGCCGGTGTCCGGCATCCGGCACGATCAGGCAGGGGATAGCCCGTGCCTTGCAGAACTGCTCAAGCTGGTCCGCCGCCAAGTGGGCATCCTTGGTGCCCACCACCGCGCCGAACACATCAGCACCCTGCGGCAGTTCCTGCAAAGTTTCCTCCAGCGGCGTCAGCAGAAAGAACCGCGGCCGCAGCCCCAGCGCCTTCGCCGTACGCACCGCGCAGAGCGTCCCCAGGCTTTTTGCAAGGAAAGCCACATCGGTATAGTCTGCAAAACGAACGCCGGAAAGCCGTCCCAGAATCGACGGCAGAGCCAGCTCCGCTGCGCGGCCCATATCGGCCGTGCCGTCAAAAGGCACACCGGCGAAATCCAGGCACAGTGTCCCGTACCCGCGCGTCGTATAAAACGCCAAACAATCCTGCATCAACTGCTGGCGGCAGGTATACCGTATTCCCGGAAACGCGATAACAATTCCTCTTTTCATCATAAAACCCTCCCACGACAAATAAAAAACGCTGACAGCATAACACTATCAGCGTTCTTTATGGCGGAAAGAAAGGGATTCGAACCCTTGAGGGCTTTAGGGGCCCTACACGATTTCCAGTCGTGCGCCTTAGACCAGCTCAGCCATCTTTCCATATTCAGTTGCGCGTCTCTCAAGAGCGCTTTAATATAATATCAGTTCAAGGGATAAATGTCAAGGCTTTTTTACAATTTTTTTCAAAAAAGTACAAATTTAAAAAATCGCAAGTTTTGCACTTGCAAAACACATTCGTTCGTGATAAAACATATTGAGAATAAGATAAAGGGGATGTATTTTTTCGTGTATTCCATATTTCGCAACTTGGCCATTATTATTTTAAGTGCTAAATTTTGCGGTCTGGCCGCCCGTAAATGTAAGGCGCCCCAGGTCGTCGGTGAGATTCTCGCCGGTCTGCTCATCGGTCCCTGCCTGCTGAACCTCGTGCAGATCAGCGACACGATCTCGGTCTTTGCCGAGATTGGCGTTGTGCTGTTGATGTTCTCCACCGGCCTTGGCACCAACCTGAAAGAGCTGCTGCGTGCAGGCCCCATCGCTACGCTGGTCGCTTGCATCGGCGTGTTTGTACCGCTGGTAGGCGGCACGCTGCTGTATGGTGCCTTCTTTGGCCTGGGGGAGATCGGCAGCCCAGAGTTCTACCGCGCACTCTTCATCGGCACGATCATGACCGCCACCAGCGTTTCCATCACGGTGGCCACCCTGCAGGAGTTGGGGCAGTTGAAAGGCTTCCTTGGTACCACGATCGTCAGTGCTGCCGTTATCGATGACGTCATCGGTATCGTCGTGCTGACCTGCGTCATTGGCGCCAGCTCCGGTACCGGTACAGGCCTGGGCGCTGTGCTCATCAACACGGTGTTGTTCTTCCTGGTTTCTATCGGTGTCGGTGTGATCATTCACTATGCCATGAAATGGCTGGACAAACGCAACCCCCACACCCAGCGCATCACCGTTGTCAGTATCGCTTTCTGCTTTGCCATGGCCTATATTGCCGAGCAGTACTTTGGTATTGCCGACATCACCGGTGCCTACATTGCCGGCATTGTGCTGTGCGCCATGGACGATGCCTCCTACGTTGAGCGCCGCATCGACATCAGCAACTATGTTATCTTCGCCCCTGTGTTCTTCGCCAGCATCGGCCTGAAAACCGACGTCAGCGGCCTGACCCCGGAGATCCTGCTGTTCTGCGTTTGCTTCGTCATCGTTGCCCTGCTGACAAAAATTATCGGCTGCGGCTGTGCTGCCAAGATCTGCGGCTTCAACTGGCCCGACTCTCTCAAGGTCGGCATTGGCATGATGACCCGCGGTGAGGTCGCCCTGATCGTCGCCCAGAAGGGCCTGGCGGTCGGCATGGTAGATTCGGTCTACTTTACCGCCGTCATCCTGCTGATTGTTGTTTCTTCCGTCGCAACCCCCATTGCGCTGAAACTGCTCTTCCACAAGTATCCGCCGGTTCCGCATCCGAGCCAGTTGAAAGCTGAAAAAGCGTAACGTCTAAAAAATCAGCCGTTCCCACAGCAGGGAACGGCTGATTTTTTGTCATCAATAGGATTCGTGGCGTACAAAGCCGCCCAGTTCCTCGGTGGTGGTAAGGCCCTGCGCCAATGCCTTGCTGCGCATAGCGGCGTAAAACTCGGCGTCGGTGGCCTGCCTGTACGGCTCCAGGAAGAAATAGCCAATGCCCAACGTGAACATACAAAGCAGAATCCAGCCGGCAAACGAAAGGCCAAGCACAAAGTAGTGGAACTTTTCACCGTCCATAATGTCTTTGCTCAACTGCATGGCGCGGGTGGTCGTCATGTAGGGGTTTTCTGCCAGTAGATAGGGGACCAGCGCGTAGCAATAATCCCAATAAATACCGGGAACCACAAAAAGAAGCGTGCCTACAAAAATTTTCAGATTCTTCAAGAACTGTACCTTGACCACGTTCATGTACGGCGTGCGGAATACGCTTGTCACCGTAGCAGCAGGGGAAAGTGCCTGGCGGCTTTCCATAAAGTAGCGGTCACGGCCGACCTCCAGCGGGGCAGTCACAAAAATCGACCACAGCAGGGAGATCACCGCGGCCAGCACAGCGACGACCAGAATCGTCATAAGCATCTGATACGAAAGGCTGTCCAGGTAGTTTGCCACACGGTCATAGGCCGTATCGCTGCCCGTGACGGTGTCCATCGTATAGCGGGAACCGCCCGTTGAGGCGCTGCTGCCGCCAACACCGACGAGCCCCAGCACCAGGCAGATCCAGAAACATCGCCAGTAGCGGCCTCGTAGCGCCTGCTTAGCGTTTGTCTTTAATAAAGAACATGTCCACATAATTTTTGCACCTCCGTGTATTTACCTTTCATTATAGCAAATATCACGGTAAAAGCAAGGAAAACAAAAACAAAAGGCTCTAAGCCGAAGCATAAAGCTTTGATGCGGATATGGGATTTTCCCGCGCACTAAGCAAAGCCCCACTGGGGCTTTGTTTGCCGCCTGCGGACGGCCGTGCTGTTCAAATCCTCTTCACCGCAAAGCCAACAAGAAAGCCCCGAACCTAAGTTCGGGGCTTTCTTGTTGGTGCGGATGAAGGGATTTGAACCCACACTCTTTTAAGGGAACTAGAACCTGAATCTAGCGCGTCTGCCAGTTCCGCCACATCCGCATATTCTGTTGTACCCGTTGCCCGGGCGACGCATATTATTATAGCGGACACATATCGGAATGTCAAGCGCTTTTTTAGAAAAAATCCGATTTTTTCCAAAAAAAGCTGCAAACCAAAACCGCAGGGGCTTTTCCCTGCGGTTTTCAGCGAATCTTACTTTTTACCAACCAGAAAATCCGGCAGCGGACGGCCGGTCTTGCGCCACTGATAATACTCAGCGGTGGCAGCAAACTCAACGTCACCGGCAGAGTTCAGGGCCGTCTCGACGGAATCCTGAATGACGCCGATGATGAAGCCAACGCCAACGACCTGCATGGCAATGTCATTGGAGATGCCGAACAGCGAGCAAGCCATAGGAATCAACAACAGCGAACCACCGGCCACGCCAGAAGCACCGCAGGCGCCCAGAGCAGACATGATGGAAAGCAGGACAGCGGCAGGCACGGAAACCTGCATGCCCAGCGTGTTGGCGGCGGCCAGCGTCATAATGGTAATGGTGATGGCGGCGCCGTCCATGTTAATGGTAGCGCCCAGCGGGATAGAAACGGAGTAGACGTCCTTATCCAGGCCCAGCTTCTCGCACAGGGCCATGTTGACGGGGATGTTGGCAGCTGAGCTGCGAGTGAAGAAAGCCGTCAGGCCGGACTCGCGCAGGCAGCGGAAAACCAGTGGATACGGGTTGCAGTGCAGATAAATGAAAATGATCAGCGGGTTGATGACCAGAGCCATCAGCAGCATGGTACCCACCAGCAACAGCAATAGGCGGCCATACTGCGTAAAGATGGACAGGCCGTTGCTGGCCACATTGGTGAAAACCAGGCCCATGATGCCGAACGGTGCCAGGTTGATGACCCAGCGCACGATTTGCGAAACGGCGTCCGAAGTATCTGACAAGAACTTTTTGGTGCCGTCCGTGGCGATGCTCTTCATGGCCAAACCAAACAGGCAGGCCCACATCAGGATGCCAATGTAGTTGCCGTTCATAATGGCACTGAGCGGGTTGGACACGATGTTGGCCAGCAGGGTGTGTAGGACGTCACCCAGACCCTGGGGGATAACGTCAGCTGTGGCGGCCTCGGCCAGAACGAGATTCTGTGGGAACAGCATGCTAGTGATGACCGACAGGGTGGCGGCGATAAAGGTGGTCAGCATGTAAAGCCACACGACTGTGCCGAAACGGCGGTCCAGCTTGGACGACCCCTGGGCCAGTGCACTGGTGACAATGACGAAGACCAGTACAGGGGCAACGCCTTTCAAGGCACCGACGAACAGATTGCCGAGTTCCTCCAGCCAGGTGGCACCCGGGCAGAGCAGCGCCAGCACAGCGCCGATGACAAGGCCGATGGCGATACGCAGGATCAAGCTTGTATCGTTGTACTTTTTGGCAATCGATTTAACTGCCGAAGTGAATGAATTCATGAAATCCTCTTCCCTCTTTTGTTTTTTCATGGCAGCAGGTGCCATGCCCGCGGCAGCCTGCCGCACAGCAGAACCGCGAATGTACCCATTATACAAGGATAAAAAACGGAAAACAAGAGGAGCTTTGATGTGGCTACGTTGTTTTTGTGCTTTTTTTGCCGAACGAACGACAAAAAATGTCGAAAAAATGTTTTTGTAGAGAATATCGATGTGCATGAATGGCGGACAAACATGAAAACTTTAAAGTCCTATTTGTTGATACAACGTATATTTTTAAAAATTTCACAGAAAGTTATACTTTTTTGCAGAAAACGCTTGACAATTTGGTATGTGTCCGCTATAATAATATGCGTCGCCCGGGCAACGGGCACAACAGAATATGCGGATGTGGCGGAACTGGCAGACGCGCTAGATTCAGGTTCTAGTTCCCTTAAAAGAGTGTGGGTTCAAATCCCTTCATCCGCACCAATAAAAACCTCGAATTTAGGTTCGAGGTTTTTATTTTTTATCATTTTAAGTCCATACATAAAAATACAGTGCATACCGCAAATAAACCATGGTATGCACTGCGTCTTTTTAGTTTAGGTTCTCAATCATCACTTCCTCAACCGCTTATAATACTGCCGATACTGCTGCGGTGAAAGTCCCGTGGCGTCCTTAAATACACGGCGGAAGTGTGCTGTTGTCAAAAAGCCTGTCTTTTCGGAGATGTCCGAGATGCTCTCGTTGGTCTTTTCGATCAGGTTTTGCGCAGCCTTGATCCGCACGCCGTTGATATACTCGATCAGGCTCAGGTTGATGGACTTTTTAAACAGCCGGCTCAGGTAGTACGGGCTGATGTAAAACTGGCTGGCAATGCCGGTCAGGGTCAGTTTTTCCGCGTAATGCTCGGCGATATAGGTCTGAATCTGCTCCACGATATGGTTGCTGACGCGGCCGCTTTCGCCGCCCTGGGCCTGCTGCTGTTTGCACAGGTCCTTCAGCTCCAACAGCAGGGTAGCCAGCAGCATCTTACGCACCGCCTCGCCCTCGGCGCTGGTCTGCTCCTGCAGTTCCAGCAATTGCTGCAGCATCGAGTAGATGTGATTCTGCTGCTTGACCGTGATGTTGGACAGCAGGTGGTTATGCTCCTCGCTCAAAAAGGAGAAGAAGTCCACCTCCGGGAAGATTTCGGCAATCTTGCCCAGATACTCGGCGCTGAAATTCAGCACAATACGGCTGGACGGCGTGTCGCCCACAGAGGCCGTCTTATGGATTTGGTTGTCGCCGATCAGCACCACGCTGCCGGCATTGACGATATAAGCGGCGTCCTCGATAAAATAGCGGCGCGTGCCCTCGATCTCATAGTAGATCTCGTATTTGTGGTGGATATGGAAGCAGGGCATTTCAAAGCCGGTAGCGCGGTCGACGCGCTCAATAAAAAAGTCCATGCGTGGGGAATAGGTATATTCGGAAGCCATACCGGCACCTCATCTTTACGGATATTTTTTGTACGGTTTTCTTTAGAATAGCACAATTCTTGCTACATTTCAAATATTTTTTCTCTATTTCAAGGCAGAATCACAGCCTTTTAGCACTATACCGCACAAAA is a window encoding:
- the sstT gene encoding serine/threonine transporter SstT gives rise to the protein MNSFTSAVKSIAKKYNDTSLILRIAIGLVIGAVLALLCPGATWLEELGNLFVGALKGVAPVLVFVIVTSALAQGSSKLDRRFGTVVWLYMLTTFIAATLSVITSMLFPQNLVLAEAATADVIPQGLGDVLHTLLANIVSNPLSAIMNGNYIGILMWACLFGLAMKSIATDGTKKFLSDTSDAVSQIVRWVINLAPFGIMGLVFTNVASNGLSIFTQYGRLLLLLVGTMLLMALVINPLIIFIYLHCNPYPLVFRCLRESGLTAFFTRSSAANIPVNMALCEKLGLDKDVYSVSIPLGATINMDGAAITITIMTLAAANTLGMQVSVPAAVLLSIMSALGACGASGVAGGSLLLIPMACSLFGISNDIAMQVVGVGFIIGVIQDSVETALNSAGDVEFAATAEYYQWRKTGRPLPDFLVGKK
- a CDS encoding RNB domain-containing ribonuclease, producing the protein MTPLQKNILAAVKRRPMTLRELQNNLQVDNSRLRTSVSAMVATGELAMKNGTYVPGFATYENPTAPGGSIPCTLVKLAARFGFASRDDGEGDIFIPGRALHGAMPNDKILVKLFDHPRVEGSSEGEVLEVTVPNNRFAGTVCLSEDGRLAVEPDGCRDVKFLLAKQGSEGVHLGDKVGFLITHRGERHNAHRAAVVEKFGSSDYASECAKAILYGRNVRLEFPPEVLEEARTYDNATIDQAEAAHRMDLRAIPIFTIDSAETKDIDDAISLQKLESGGYELGVHIADVSHYVRPGSALDNEAYERATSIYYADKVIPMLPTQLSNGICSLNPQEDRFAFSCLMRLDEQGNILGYNFVKSVIRSRVKGVYKEINALLESMAAETTEPVEADEAAGPIDPEKLNALKEKYAEVLEQLPIMDELYRKRLVLRKQRGGMEIESDEAKLIIDENGRCVDIVKRGRGTSECMIEEFMLLANQCAANAGRTNKVPFVYRVHEAPDAEKMEKLSATLLACGLNAKFKNPIPTQLELAALLDETRGQPIQTPVHTGILRSMQKARYAPQPLGHYGLVLADYAHFTSPIRRYPDLAIHRILSEMLLGANNAQMTKDFTDFAARASEQSSKQEVTAVRIERDVEDLYKAEYMHNHLGEVYMGTVAGITPRGVFVELENTVEGFVPAAELCKGEPQVVDGVSMVDPLTGRTWMLGTSMKVRVAAADVALGRIDFEYMVE
- a CDS encoding DUF975 family protein, producing the protein MWTCSLLKTNAKQALRGRYWRCFWICLVLGLVGVGGSSASTGGSRYTMDTVTGSDTAYDRVANYLDSLSYQMLMTILVVAVLAAVISLLWSIFVTAPLEVGRDRYFMESRQALSPAATVTSVFRTPYMNVVKVQFLKNLKIFVGTLLFVVPGIYWDYCYALVPYLLAENPYMTTTRAMQLSKDIMDGEKFHYFVLGLSFAGWILLCMFTLGIGYFFLEPYRQATDAEFYAAMRSKALAQGLTTTEELGGFVRHESY
- a CDS encoding cation:proton antiporter, whose amino-acid sequence is MYSIFRNLAIIILSAKFCGLAARKCKAPQVVGEILAGLLIGPCLLNLVQISDTISVFAEIGVVLLMFSTGLGTNLKELLRAGPIATLVACIGVFVPLVGGTLLYGAFFGLGEIGSPEFYRALFIGTIMTATSVSITVATLQELGQLKGFLGTTIVSAAVIDDVIGIVVLTCVIGASSGTGTGLGAVLINTVLFFLVSIGVGVIIHYAMKWLDKRNPHTQRITVVSIAFCFAMAYIAEQYFGIADITGAYIAGIVLCAMDDASYVERRIDISNYVIFAPVFFASIGLKTDVSGLTPEILLFCVCFVIVALLTKIIGCGCAAKICGFNWPDSLKVGIGMMTRGEVALIVAQKGLAVGMVDSVYFTAVILLIVVSSVATPIALKLLFHKYPPVPHPSQLKAEKA